Below is a window of Spelaeicoccus albus DNA.
CGAATTCGACTCGATCATCGTCTTTATCGTGCAAGAAGAATTCGACCGTACGTTTCGAAGCACCACCGTCTTCGTGTGCGCAGAACCTACCGAGAGCGTCGTCACGTCCGTCTTCAACCGGAAAATCGTTCATCAGTAGCGTCGTGATGCCCGCGCGCAACTGATCAATGTCAGCATATTGCTTTCCCGGAAGGTTTTCGAAGTAAAGTCCGCGATTATTTGCGTATTCATCAATATCGTAGACATAGAGCAACAGCGGTTTACGAGTCGGAAGAAAATCGAACATTATGCTCGAATAATCGGTGATTAATGCGTCGATCGCCCCGAGCAAATCGTTCGTATCAACCTCGGACGGCACGACATTCAATTGCAATCCGCGTGCCTTTATCGCCTGTTCCGTAAACGGGTGAACCCGGACAAGTAGCTTGCACGGCAAGTCTTGGAGCTTTTCTAGATCGGTGAGCAATTTGTCCAGGTCGGAGCCCTCTTGGCCCGCCTTGCCCCGCCAGGTTGGAGCGTAGAGCACGGCCGGCTCATCTCGGCCGATTCCGAGCTTGTCACGTAGAATCCTTCGGCGTTCGGCGTTGAGTCCAATCGTCCTGTCAATACGTGGGTAGCCAGTCTCCGCCAGTTTGCCGGTGAACAAACCCCGAATGTCATGGCTGTCAATCAAACTGTTCGTCGTGTGCCTGTTCGGGCTAATGATATGTGTAGCCTGGAGGAAATTGCGGGCAACATTCTTATGCTCGAAGAAGCTGGATTGGACATACTTTCCCAGCGTCTTGACCGGGGTGCCGTGCCACGTGTTCAAATATTTCTGTCCGTCGCGACGTATGAAGTAATTCGGGAACGTAACATTGTTGATCAGATATTTGGCCGTGGCCAGATATCGTCGGTATAGATCCGACTCGCGAGTCACGAAGATCACGTTCGGCATGCCGCGCAGGTCGGGAGCCGGGCGCGTATCCTTCGCCAGCACCCATACGTGCACATACTTTTTAAACTCGTCGCGCCGATTTAGTTCATCAAAAATCGCTTTCGGGTTACACGATGAATTCTTTCCCATGTGACTTTCGTAAAGAATAACATCGTCGCGCAGTTCCAGAGTCTCGGTCCATTGGACATACTGCAAATTTCTTTGTGCACCCGGACTCATTTTTCCGGCAGGTACGCCCGTTGGGCGCGGTTCCGTTTCCGTTTGACGGAAAGCCCGGCACGCAGCCACATAGTCTTCTAATCGACAATGGACTTCTCCTAATCGAGCTAGTACGTCGGGCGAAAAAGAGTCCAGGCGATCGATTGACATCTCATAAGCTGTTTTTGCTCGCTGCCAGGACTGCAAGCTGACGAAATAGTCGCCGAGCTCAACGCATCTGATTCCGGATTGGAGGGACGGTAGATCTTCGATGCTTCCATCCAGATAATGTTCAAAGGCCCCGTTGGCAACTGCACCTTGCTCAGATCGGCTATCCACTGTTTCGAGTGCTTCTTGACTATCTTCACGCTCCTGCGTGAGAATGTCCCGAACTTCCGGCGACCAAGCGCGAGAGTATTTGGCACGAGTGGTACGACGATACGCCTCCGCTGCTTCTTGATACTCGCCCAATTCTTCGAGCACATACCCGAGGCGAAACTGCCATTCGCGTTCGATCCGTCCGGCCAGCCAGCAAGCGATTTGATACGCCTGCGCCGCGTCGTTGAAGTTGCCGCTACGCTCATTGGCAAATCCAAGCCGATAGAACGTTCGAGCTGCTGAGGGATCCAGTCGTGCCGACTGTGTGTAGGCGTCAATTGCTCGCGGCCACTCGTAGCAGCGGTCCGCAGCCAGCCCGATTCGGTACATAAATTCGGCGGTGCGGCCCATGCTATGGACGTCTCGTTCGTACGCGGCAAGTGCACGTTTCCAATCACCGCAGCTCTGATAAAACACGCCCACACCGAACTCACTTGCCCGGAGCTTCTTGTCGCGCGCCACCGCGGACTCGTATGCCACCCGCGCTTCGTCGCCCCGCTCAGCCAGCTCGAGTGCCCTTCCATACTGGAACCACCAATACGCCTTTGACCCGTCTATTGCGAGCGCATTGCCAAAGCTGTAGGCAGCCTCGGAAAATTGATTCAAGGAAAACAACACTTCGCCGAGGCGATAATGCCATTTGGCGGACGTCGAATGAGCTTCGACCCCGGCTTGAAGGACCTTCACTTCTTCCCAATTGACGCCGTGCTTCCGGACACACTCGGCTAATGCGGCGTGGTAATTCGCTTCATCGGGGTTCTGGGCGATTGCTAGCTTAAATTCCTCCGCAGCCTCCGGTTGTCGGCCGAGAGCGGCGAGTACGCGGCCTCGACGGAAATGCCACTGCGCTCGGGAATCATCGCCGTGTACGGCGGCCGAATATTGTTCGAGTGCGTCTTTCAGTCGCCCTTCTCTTTCCAGAATGAATCCAAACCGGTATCTCCAATCCCACTGATTTGGAGCCAAATCGACAGCCTCGCGAATATATCGTTCAGCTTGATCCATGTTCCCGAGCGCAAAATGCGTATGGCCAAGCCTATAGGCGAGACGAGCAGCTTTTACGTCCCCAGAACGATAAATCAGAGAATAGAGTTTTTTGGCACGGACGATTTGGCCTCGGCTCTCGAGCCTCCGGCCAATAGCGTAGGGAAACTGCCAACCTAGCATTCGTCCTCCACCGTAACTGATTTGGGGATTTTTCGACTCGTCGGTGCCCTCATGCGATCGAATCGCTGAAGGCATAGCTGCGATCCGCCACGTACCGTCGTACTCATCGAACTGTCAATTTCAGACACTTCTATGCGCCAGGCCGTTCCGGTCATCATCGCTATGCAGCCGCCGCGCTGATTGTAACGGTGTTGATCGGGATCTCACTCATGACGTCGTCGAAAGCGGCGTGCCCCGTCAGCTTAACGAGAATATTCGCGTCAGCCAGTGCTTCGCCTGCTTCGACGAGTTCGACGTTCTCGAATGAGACGAGTGCATCCGGCAACTCATCGACGTGCGGCTCGACAGCGAGAACCTTCGCATCCGGCAATATTTCTGCCAATAGCCGGGTGATTTCTACGGCAGGCGAGCCGCGCAGGTCGTCGACGTTCGCTTTGAATGCCAAGCCGAGCACAGCAATGGTTGGCTTATCGAACTTTCGCGCCGCCTCAACAATCTTGTTGACGACGAACTGTGGTTTCGCATCGTTGACTTCGCGGGCCATACGGATCATCCGTGACTCCTCGGGGGCCTTCGACACGATGAACCAGGGATCGACGGCGATGCAGTGGCCCCCAACCCCCGGACCCGGGTTGAGGATGTTCACTCGGGGATGGTGGTTGGCCAGTCGGATCAACTCGCCCACATCGATGTTCAGCTTGTCGGAGATGATCGACAGTTCGTTGGCGAAGGCGATGTTCACATCGCGAAACGAGTTCTCGACGAGTTTGCTCATCTCGGCCGTCACCGCGTCCGTGCGCAGTAACTCGCCTTTCGTGAACAACCCGTAGAGATCGGACGCCCGTTCAGTTGCTCCATCGTTGAGCCCGCCAACGATTCGATCATTTGTCACGATTTCAATCATGATTCGTCCGGGCAGTACTCTCTCCGGGCAATGCGCAAAGTACACGACGGACGACTCCGGCGCGCCCTCAAGGCTCAAGTCCGGCCGCTCGGCTAATACTCTTTCCGCCAATCTCGCCGTCGTGCCGGGGGGCGACGTCGATTCGAGCACAATCAGCTCGCCGCCACTGAGGTGCGGTGCAATACTTGCGGCTGCCGCATCAATGTGTCGAAGGTCGGCATCGTGCGATTCCGTGACGGGAGTCGGGACGGCAACGATATACGCGTCAGCCGGCTCGGGTACCCGGCTGGCACGCAGATTCCCGGTACTCACGGCGCCGGCAACCGTCGTGCCGAGATCGGGCTCAGCAAACGGCACTTCACCACGGCTGACGGCATCGACCGTGGCAGCGTTCAGGTCGACCCCCACGACGCTTACGCCCTGCTGGGCGATCACCGCAGCAGTGGGCAGGCCGATATAACCCAGCCCGACCACGCACACCTGCTTGAATTCGTTCGTCAACGTCTTTTCTCGATCCTCACGCTTCACCAGTGTTAAACCATCACATGCTTGGTCGGGTCTCCGTAGAACGTGACGACGCCGGTCGCCAAAAGCTTGTCATCGGTCTGATCCCACGTGTGGTCTCCCGCTGAACCCCCGCGCCATTGCACAAAATTGAATCTATCGGATGAGTAAATCGTCCCCCCGGCGTCGGCCGTGTCACGCAGGAACTGCGAATCCTCACCCAACGACTGCGACGCGAATGGCACGCTCAGGGCATGCTCGCGCGCGGTCACGAGCGTCGGCCCCATCACGAAATCCGTCATGCGGTGCTCCCGCTCGGCAAACCGCAAGATTGTCGCCCCCGAGTCCGCAAGATGCATATAGTGCGCCTGCTTGCCCACGACATCCGCGCCGCTGTACATCAACGCGTTCGCTTGATCGGCCAGATAATCGGGGCCGTAGAGGTCATCGTCGTCAATCTTCGCGACCAGGTCGCCACCGGCAGCCTTGACCAGCCGGTTCAGGCAATCCCCAAGCGGAACGTCGCGACCTGCCGATAGCAGTGTCAGTTTCTCGATGCCCAGTTCGTTGGCCTTTGCATGCAGATGCGCGGCGTCCGGTTCGAACCCGTGCGTGAGCAGCACCAGTTCGACGTCGATACCGCGCTGCGCCGCCACAGTGTGCAGCACATGGTCGATTTGGTGCGGCCGGATCGTCGACACCAACGCGGATACGGATCGTGCCGGCACCGATTCGTCGAGGCCGACGGCTGCCGCGACGGCGCGAGCGCGGTGCGCATACGTATGCTGCGCCCAGATTTGGCGCTGACCCCGATGAACCAGCCGGTCATTGTGCTCGTTCGACCGGATGAGCGAGCGGATCACGTCGTACGCATTGTCTTCGTCGTTCGCGACGGGAATCTCTTGGTGCGGGAAGAACTTGCCGATCGCTTCGGTCGGCATTGTCACGACGGGAGTGCCGCAGGCCGTGATCTCAAAAATCCTTCTGGCGCACATACTGGGCGAGTCGACCACCGAATTCACGTTGAGAAACGTCTTGTACGTTTTATACGCGGTGAGCATCTGCGGATACGACAGTGTGCCGACGATATGAGACGCATACGGGGACGGGAACTGATAGTTGGGGTCGCCGCCGAGTTCTCGGGCGAAGATGTCCAGCCCGGCGTCGTCCTTGTTATGGGCGCGAATCGACGCCTTCAGCA
It encodes the following:
- a CDS encoding glycosyltransferase family protein — its product is MGKGVASAILGDPRKAFWHFRRGGVAGLKKYARRTRIAAAGPRGVAAAMTPNSPAVVTDIPEWPLPDPAPDDGAPTVAVILDDFSLLAFRYEWNTVELLPDAWREQLTATRVDFVFVESAWSGNHGAWKYHLTGASAPRPAVVEMLAWCSDQRIPTVFWNKEDPPHYDDFLDVAKLFDRVFTSDINKLDSYRRDLGHRGVGVLPFAAQPRIHNPVRPRSGFHSRGIAFGGMYFAHKYPERRRQLETLLKASIRAHNKDDAGLDIFARELGGDPNYQFPSPYASHIVGTLSYPQMLTAYKTYKTFLNVNSVVDSPSMCARRIFEITACGTPVVTMPTEAIGKFFPHQEIPVANDEDNAYDVIRSLIRSNEHNDRLVHRGQRQIWAQHTYAHRARAVAAAVGLDESVPARSVSALVSTIRPHQIDHVLHTVAAQRGIDVELVLLTHGFEPDAAHLHAKANELGIEKLTLLSAGRDVPLGDCLNRLVKAAGGDLVAKIDDDDLYGPDYLADQANALMYSGADVVGKQAHYMHLADSGATILRFAEREHRMTDFVMGPTLVTAREHALSVPFASQSLGEDSQFLRDTADAGGTIYSSDRFNFVQWRGGSAGDHTWDQTDDKLLATGVVTFYGDPTKHVMV
- the wecC gene encoding UDP-N-acetyl-D-mannosamine dehydrogenase gives rise to the protein MKREDREKTLTNEFKQVCVVGLGYIGLPTAAVIAQQGVSVVGVDLNAATVDAVSRGEVPFAEPDLGTTVAGAVSTGNLRASRVPEPADAYIVAVPTPVTESHDADLRHIDAAAASIAPHLSGGELIVLESTSPPGTTARLAERVLAERPDLSLEGAPESSVVYFAHCPERVLPGRIMIEIVTNDRIVGGLNDGATERASDLYGLFTKGELLRTDAVTAEMSKLVENSFRDVNIAFANELSIISDKLNIDVGELIRLANHHPRVNILNPGPGVGGHCIAVDPWFIVSKAPEESRMIRMAREVNDAKPQFVVNKIVEAARKFDKPTIAVLGLAFKANVDDLRGSPAVEITRLLAEILPDAKVLAVEPHVDELPDALVSFENVELVEAGEALADANILVKLTGHAAFDDVMSEIPINTVTISAAAA
- a CDS encoding CDP-glycerol glycerophosphotransferase family protein, yielding MLGWQFPYAIGRRLESRGQIVRAKKLYSLIYRSGDVKAARLAYRLGHTHFALGNMDQAERYIREAVDLAPNQWDWRYRFGFILEREGRLKDALEQYSAAVHGDDSRAQWHFRRGRVLAALGRQPEAAEEFKLAIAQNPDEANYHAALAECVRKHGVNWEEVKVLQAGVEAHSTSAKWHYRLGEVLFSLNQFSEAAYSFGNALAIDGSKAYWWFQYGRALELAERGDEARVAYESAVARDKKLRASEFGVGVFYQSCGDWKRALAAYERDVHSMGRTAEFMYRIGLAADRCYEWPRAIDAYTQSARLDPSAARTFYRLGFANERSGNFNDAAQAYQIACWLAGRIEREWQFRLGYVLEELGEYQEAAEAYRRTTRAKYSRAWSPEVRDILTQEREDSQEALETVDSRSEQGAVANGAFEHYLDGSIEDLPSLQSGIRCVELGDYFVSLQSWQRAKTAYEMSIDRLDSFSPDVLARLGEVHCRLEDYVAACRAFRQTETEPRPTGVPAGKMSPGAQRNLQYVQWTETLELRDDVILYESHMGKNSSCNPKAIFDELNRRDEFKKYVHVWVLAKDTRPAPDLRGMPNVIFVTRESDLYRRYLATAKYLINNVTFPNYFIRRDGQKYLNTWHGTPVKTLGKYVQSSFFEHKNVARNFLQATHIISPNRHTTNSLIDSHDIRGLFTGKLAETGYPRIDRTIGLNAERRRILRDKLGIGRDEPAVLYAPTWRGKAGQEGSDLDKLLTDLEKLQDLPCKLLVRVHPFTEQAIKARGLQLNVVPSEVDTNDLLGAIDALITDYSSIMFDFLPTRKPLLLYVYDIDEYANNRGLYFENLPGKQYADIDQLRAGITTLLMNDFPVEDGRDDALGRFCAHEDGGASKRTVEFFLHDKDDDRVEFDSLPLRSILVRESLIPNGVTTSFLNLINNIDPSQMRVTLIIDSDIVGNDAGRLEKIRALPRHVQVIGRVGQRVPLPEERWLSDKLTALRDLTNEEQWRTYMNAYEREWRRTFGDTQFDASVEYDGYSLFWASLIAAAASTVKSIYLHSDMIREWLTRASYLESLYRIYPRFDNLVSVSNVLRDINVSGVGERFDVSPDHFVFCENQLDVAGVVSKSVEPLDPDIVTWLDESATVFVTIGRLSPEKDQEKLVRAAAQLVKSGYKIQLLLVGDGPLRGELESLVSRLGLGENVMLAGHRSNPFPSLRRADCFVLSSNHEGQPMVLLESLVLGKRIVATDISGARGVLGNQHGRLVENSATGLASGMAEMLRGEIPAGSFDASRYQARVANQFEHRVLAHRSDMSSAGFRLLEERATTERR